The Styela clava chromosome 3, kaStyClav1.hap1.2, whole genome shotgun sequence genome includes the window ACTCTATTTACACCTTGAAATATAGAATTGTTCAATATATTGCACAGGACTCAAAACAACTGGTGATTAACACTTCCAActcttagatatttttatgtgGTCCGTAAAGAGACTATCCTATcctttttttataatattttttacattcctACAGACTTTCCAAACAcacattaaaattttgaatctttctCATTTTTTTACATGGTGTTTTTATCGGTTTGCAAGTTTGCTCTGAGATATGCACTTCGGGGAAATATGTTAGAATTCCAATTCTTTCAGATATTTCTCTAAAGATCCCAAACTCTTTTCGTGGATAtttaatttgtaaatattttcatggcACATGCTTGGTAATATTATGAGggtactgaattaatatttagAGTGTCGTATATACATTCCCATTTTTAAATgttcattgatttttatttcaattttcaatatattattcaaatctCACTTTAGCCtataacattgaaaatattgtgCGAATTGGATCTCATCTTATTGAATTATATAACCTGGGTGGAATGCAGGGCTCTGAAGACAAATTCCATCAAATGCCGATCCATTCGAAAATTTGACTCTTGTGCTGGCCAAAACCATGATAAACTTTTGAATCACAGCAAATGTTTTCCTGTTCGAAAACTTAAAGTCTTGACTTTCAACATATTATGATGTATGAAACTCCATAGAGATTAAATTCTCAAAAAACATATAGAATACGAATCTTCCAGACTCCCAATGCCAGAAAAATTGTccgtttttcaattttattttttgtgtacaTGTATTGCATACCCAATTTTACTTATGTCGATCTTATTATCAATCTCTGAGATTGAGATAATGTTACAACTCGCTGTTCGAATTCCTGTTTCCTTTGTCATTTGCAGTAGTGTGGTTGCTTgtagaatattttatattctgttTTTGTACTCTTGCATTGAATCCAATTTAGGTTGCCTTTACTCTTTTAAGACTGTATGATATGCTGGAAGTGGGGTTCTTAGTTAAAATCGAACAATTTTCCAATGTTAAATGGAACATTTTAATTCGAATTGAATTCTCAATGATTATCTGCATGTTTCAGTAGCAAACAGTGAATTATCTATCACACATTACGGTATAGATTGGCCAATTAACATTTTTAACTGTGGTTGAATGTAACTATGGGTCAAACCTAATGCCCAACTGCTCACCCAACATTCATGTAATCAATCAGTCAGTGCCGAACCGGAAAGTTTTCGGTGCTCCCAATATAGCAGCTTTCTTGAACAgatattgtataaaatattgttCCAAAAcgtttggaaaaaaataattgtggTAAATAACACTGGATTATTGAAATTGTGGAACAACAATTGGTGTTTCTCTTAGAAATTTAAATAGGTGTTTCGAATTATAGTAACCTTCTTCTGACTATGTTCTTCTACTTAGGACTGCacttttttaacaatatttctGTTTGTTGCTAATATTTACTCAGAATTTTAAATAGTTGTGGAACTTCTGAAACTGTTATTCGACATCGGCACTTAAATTCAAGTTGTGCTGCTATAGTAATATTATTTACCACCAGTTGTATCTTTCTAATTCAGTCATTGCGTCCCACAACTTATTCATACACATTGCTTTCTTACAAATTTACACACTTTGCATATTGGGGTAAATTGCTACCTATGATAAGATGCCTTTATTATCAAGTCTTTATTCTTGACTACTTACTATCGTAtagtattttttaaatgaagcaATTAACCGCTAAATTTATGCAGCTTTGAAGAACACATTCACAAAGCAACATTCCAATTCCCCTTGATATGAAATTGCTCCAGTGCAGGTGATAGCATGTtgcaaaagttttatttttaaccaAGCGTTCCGTTTTTTTTGTCATAGTATATTAGCAAATGCCACAGACCGTCGTCGTCGGGAAATTGGGTCCAATATCATTCATTTATGACAGGTTAGTCGTTGTGTTATATATCTGTGTGCTTATTCCGTCacgttgttttgttttattctttGCTTTTTGGTACGTCGCGTTGTATGGGATTAAATGACTTTGTACGGCTCCCTAActtcatgtaaatattgtattttggtTGGGTGGTGTCAGGGCTACCGTATGGTAGATACCAGCAAGATTGCCTGAATACAATAGCTAAGCGAGCGGAACATACCCAGTGGGAATCGTGCAAAACTTGTCTTACAACGGCCTCGGCTTGGTCTCTCTGATAAGGAGTACAGTGCCGACCAGTCCGGTGACACCTGAATACCTTCAGTGGCGGGCGGCAAAGAAGAGCATTTTTATGCAGAAGTGGATTTTCATACTGGTATTTTTCCCGGGGAATAATTTCTTTCGATATATATATGGGTATAGTTATACCGTTTTGTTGTAAACCGTACGCCGGCTAGATGTTGTTTGCATCGCTTTGCGACAATATAAATGCCCAGCAATTCTTCTGTGCTGAATTATTCCTCATGTAGGATTATGGCTCGTGGCTAAGTCGGTGAAACGCATTACCTTTTATTGGACACAAGTGGATGGATCGTTGTTCtcgttggtatttttcttcttgttgttaccGCATGAAAAAAGTTGCTTTCCACATTAACTACAGGACCAATTTTTCAGTGGCTAAAGATTGTATATTGCATGAGTCtgttataacttttatttcaaaactttctgtgCTGGGCGCCATGTGATTCGACCTCTTGACAATTAATGCAAATTATTTGTAGTGGTTTTTCGACCTTTTTTGTACTACTCTTTTGCCAAAGTCGGAAGTTTTTTTACGGTACTGGTACTGTAAAAGGTAATATAGAGTTATAGACTATTGCCTGGTTTTGGTAttcgtatatttgagcatcgctctcttgtacCATACATAGagcagaaatatatatttagcaTCTATAGAAACATAAAAGCAATAATGTGGCTGACATATATATGAATGAATTAAACAAATAGAACTAGAAACTATGTATTCATAATTTATCAAAACTTAAAAATGTAACGATAAGATAATTATATAAACGCACGGAAGTAAAACTAGAAACAACACGCGAATCAGAAGCTATGTACATAAGGAATGGTGGTTGGTATACACTGCGGTTCGACTTTCAATAAGTATATTTGCAACTAAATTCTCGTGCGTTTTTCAGCAGTAACCATGTAGGCTATACCATTGTTAAACCCAATAGAGTTTCTCATAACAGTATCATAGAATATTGGTCTGTTTTGTGGACTATGGGTTGGTCATTTCGAGAAAGTTCCCTCGTTCGTTGTTAGGGTATTACGTCTCTTTTTTGTAGTATGACGTCGAGTTCGTCGTGGTAATGTCCTTTTTATCGAAGTCCCAAATTCACTAGCATACACAAGAAAGTCAAAAAATAGAAGCATGGTCGCATAACCATGGGGCTTGAGCCAAGCGTTGTTGTTGACGTTCGGATGGTTGTAGTTGTCGTCTGCATATTGTAGTACCATGGTTCATGCGACCTGTTGTTCGGGCGTTCGATTCCGATAATAGAACGCTGAAGTAGGCCAGCCAATGCTCCCTAAAAATATTGTTCACGATTATCATTAGCCTATCGCCTACAAATCTTGGcttatcaaaattgaaaaatttgaaatacagtataaaaataatgttgTTTGCGTGCTGTTGCTAAAATGGCTTATTAAAAAATCCGGTTTCGAAAAATCCAAAGTACGTGTTGAAAGTCTTAACTTGTACATTTGCTTCTACTAAATTGCGAATATGTCGTACGGTATTTACTCACTTGGAAACAAGAATTATGGTCCAGTGTCACTTCTgtgcttttaaaattttttctttcatcAACAAAAACATCCTTTCGGTTTGGTCCACCTACCAAAGCCCCATGTAAAATCATCGGATTTGGAgacattgaattaaaatcaccCCAGTTACACctgaaatttgtaaaaatgaggATAAGATAAAAAGCTAAAACAAACTTCAAATTGCAAACTTGATGTTCTAACATACGATCGATCATTGAGTTTACACGAACTCCCACGATGATGTGGAAATTTAGGATATTTTCTCCCGAAGCCCACGACATAACTTCGTCCAGTGTCCCCAAGCATATAGTGGATTTGTTTCTGAGCAAAACCAAAATTCAACGTCGAATCCCCACCTTGATCAGCTGTCATAAGGCATATGAATGCTATGTttgctaaaaaataaatatatatatacttatttaattctgttatatcttgataagtaataactatCTGGTTGTATATTTCTTAAGAATTTGTCGCAATAAACCATAATTATCGACGAATTGAGTATGCACTTGAGAATTTGGCACCTTTGAACATGGGatcattaatttttatttaaactagCTATCAAACGCTAATTGAGAACGGTAATCGGACACACCTCGAAAAATAGGAACACGATATACATGTAtatgaacattttattttggtatttcGACAGAAGCATATATACGATTAAAACGTAAAATAGTTTGAAAactcatgtatatatattatcagGTGAACTTACGACATAAAGAAAGCCCATTGTTCAATGAATTATCGATATTGACACTGCAATTTGTTTCGAAAAAAGTATAATATGTAAATATGTTTCACAATCTCACCCGCATATCGCAAAGGACTCCATTCATCCATAAATAATAATCCTTTCCGCGTATATCGCTTTCTGTTATCACGAATTTCTTTGCAATAAGATGTAGCTCGTGCTAAATAGTTCGCGCTTTTCATTTCATTCGTAATCTGAAAACCAACTGCGGCAGTTAGAAACTTTCATAACAATATCCCCGCTAAGTACAAGATGGTGCAGTTTCAAGGGCAGTATATGAAGATAGAAATATGAGACCGTGAATATAGGCTACAATGCCGGTCTTTTCAACTTGCAGCACGAcctttattttagtattgtAGCATCGGAAAGAGACtcatttttcaacctttttaccTGCGATAGAAGGAGTTGTGCTCCTACTGTTTTATCATCCCACGAAAATATAAATTGCTCTGGAAGTTTGAACATTCCCCAGTTTTGATATTTTCCTTCAGcctgaatgaaatatattttatgcatATTTTCTGCCAAAGCAAATTCAAAACAGTCACTTGGAAACGGAATAAAAATCGCAAATTACAGACCAAGAAGCGTATGCACTCGGTTATTATTTCTGTTTAGCTTGAATAGCGGCTTGTAAAAAAGAGGACTGTTTAGAACGAAGATGATAAAGTCGTATAGTAAACCTTCATTCAAACAGAATCAACGTGCATATTTTCTGCCAAAGCAAATTCAAAACAGTCACTTGGAAACGGAATAAAAATCGCAAATTACAGACCAAGAAGCGTATGCACTCGGTTATTATTTCTGTTTAGCTTGAATAGCGGCTTGTAAAAAAGAGGACTGTTTAGAACGAAGATGATAAAGTCGTATAGTAAACCTTCATTCAAACAGAATCAACGTGAGAGAGTTTAAAAGGAAAGTAGATTTAATGCCAACACTTGAACCCTAAAGTTTCGTACAAAATTTACTGAAATTCCGAATGTGAATCTCTGTGGTATTATCGTTATAAAATATCTTAGCAAATACCTCCAGTAGATACTTGGTTTTTCCAGTCGCACGATACAACCATGCTGCAGACCAAACTATCTCGTCAAGATAATTTGTAGAAGGATAATATGTCTCGGCATCTTTGATAGATTTTTGATATTTGCCTTGAAATTTAGTCGCAAACAGGTAAAGTCCTTCTGCCGAATTCCGCAACTTCTTAAGATATCCAGGAAGTGCGAATGGTccttaaatatattaaaatgtaaCTGTAATATAAATGGTGCTACAGTTGTAGCTATGTGCCAAACGTGTAAAGTTGAGATTATTGTCAGAGTACTTTTTTGAAATGATCAAACATGGGTCTGATCCAcaaaacacaatatatatatttatagcaaTGCACGAAACCCAGACAGTGAAATACTCAACGTGAAAAAGATTAGATTACCATAGAATGAGTTTTACTCTAtcaaattattaacaaaatCCCGCTATTCACGCCAGGCAGGCGCAAAGAGCTTTCCAAATCATTGTTGGAGGTGACATTTTGTATCTCCGCCTTAAGCTGATAAGAAACTGTAGCTCAAGGTTCGGAAGTTATCAGTCGGTTAATcatcgaaaataaaaattggtgCTTTGGGCTATAGAAAATCTAATTTTATAGAAAATTATAGAAAATCTAATTTTATATCGACACGTTTTGGAATTTCATTACTCACGATTAGCGTATCGTTGAAATGCAATGGACGAAGATGACAAAGCAGCGCTTGACTCGGCAGCTAAATCAGATCCTGGTTTCGCTGCCGTGATTTTAAAAGCTGGTCGTTCCATATGCATATCTTCTGGCCTTCCCCAATATTTATGATCTTTTTCACCATGTCCTacctaattttaaaatgttcagtAAGTACTCGTTGGATAAATCGCAAAAATGCATAGACGTAACTGACATATCATCATGGTAAATATACACCTATCCCAAAAATAGGTTTTTCTTTCAAACTAAACTACTAAACAACGTTTTGTTTCAAGAAAGTTCCAAATTAAATGAATTCCTTTATTATTTGCcattttttaagtatatatTACCTGCCCATAAAATTCGTAGCGTCCCACATATGCCTTCAAAATGTAATCAGTTCCCCACTTTAATGCTTTCAATGCATTTTCAAGTTCTCCTGCTTGCCTGCAAAATGGGAacaaattttagtttatttaaaataacactATCGTCTTGATAATTCAACATAATATACCTCTcaacacaataaaaaaattttactcgAATAGTGTTGTATTTGGCATAATTTCGTAGAATAATTAAACGATTGCAATGCGATTCAATTCTTGTATCTTagttcaggggtgtgcaacctttactACAGAAGGGCCAGACACAAATATCTGGGTgtaaccgcgggccgcacctttatttaacatagccTTTCTAGTgattgcaggcacaaaaatgttATGCATTGATTGCTTCACACAAGGTAGCTGTtaagattaaactaaattaaaaactcgtttcgcgggccgcacaccatttaaaattggcactCTTCGCGGGCCGAAATAATATGGAAGGTTAATTAAACTCACTGATATGCTTCCCAATATTCTATAACTCCCCAGGCTAATGTTGTGATCGAGAACGCCATTGGGTATCCAAACTTCACATGATCTCCAGCATCATAATATCCTCCTGCAACAAGAGAGCTGAAGTTAGAACAACGATAGTAGAAGATTGTACAACCACTTTAACACTTGTATTTAGTCCATTGCAAAGGGATAATACCTTTGCGTCTTACAAAATAGAACAATAAAGAATTGattgttaataatatatatatgtcatcAGAAATTGTACGTGCACAAATACAAAAGTATAAAAAGAATGTATTGCCTTTTTCATTCGTTAGAAATGTTgagcaaataaaaataaacaaccaGCATTGTACAGAGACAGGCAGATAAGTTATCAAGCATAGCTTGACTTAGTTAAATTGGTTTTCAAGTAATGCCGTATGCCATTTACAATTCTCATAACGCGATGCGCAAACATTTAGTAAATAACATTTGTACCTGTCAAATCCTCGCCATCTTGTCCTCTATCTCTCAGAGCAGAATCTCCTCTCCATTCTATTCTGTTATCTTCCGGTAAGAGGCCTGATCTTTGCGCTTCGTAAAAGAGCAACGATTTTTGAATTGCTCTAATATATGGGTACTTGGTTCGCCGAGCAGGTCGACGGCCTGGGGGAATAGTAGCGCCTAAAAATTCTTCTCCACTGCCCATATCGTCGTCGTAATCTCCAAAATTTGTGTTTTCGCTTGACGTATTCGATTCGCCCTCATTTGTTTTGTCTCTTGACTGTTCGTTCGCGTCGTTGTTCATATTTTGTACACGCTGATTATTTCGGTTATTAATTTCGTTAATATTCGTGTTTCTTGAATCTTCCACATCAACCTCATTTATAACAGGTGGTGACTGTTCATTATTAGTTTGTCGATTGTTGTTCCGAGGTACAGTTGATGCGGTTGCCTTAGTTAAACTGGAATACATGGGAAGGAACTGTGAAAATCGTTTCATCGTAGGTTACACATCTCAGGTTTAAATCCTACCTCCGCCATTTCAACTAGGGTGTAATAAACTTGAAAGACAATGCCTAACTGGGAATATTGCGTTACTTAAAAATATAGTCTTACGTATCGTAGCTTACGtattgaacttctgtttgtgtttATCCAAAAATTTCAGAAAGTTGAGccgctttgtacaaaagttgtTTTTTCCCCCTAAAATATGTTCTAAATGACCTCCTCAGCATTGGGGAGGGACTTGCATCCTGTTTTGTATCTTGTGCCCAGGAAGTCATTTGCAAATTATTCTGGAGGGAACGTTGGGGTACAACCAGTG containing:
- the LOC120343563 gene encoding uncharacterized protein LOC120343563, yielding MTVTPRNKGSKLVFILVWIGCVTCKLYEVQNSWDTGFQGEINIPIKKDTEFGWKLEIKFHKPIESFECWVGKLKSSEQGEFGSKYVYTNFNYNKILESGAELKVEFNGRFIGKSGPKVPPVTIKFQNKVIYSDYYDMANDPVTVSTTDIVFVLNSLTKATASTVPRNNNRQTNNEQSPPVINEVDVEDSRNTNINEINNRNNQRVQNMNNDANEQSRDKTNEGESNTSSENTNFGDYDDDMGSGEEFLGATIPPGRRPARRTKYPYIRAIQKSLLFYEAQRSGLLPEDNRIEWRGDSALRDRGQDGEDLTGGYYDAGDHVKFGYPMAFSITTLAWGVIEYWEAYQQAGELENALKALKWGTDYILKAYVGRYEFYGQVGHGEKDHKYWGRPEDMHMERPAFKITAAKPGSDLAAESSAALSSSSIAFQRYANRPFALPGYLKKLRNSAEGLYLFATKFQGKYQKSIKDAETYYPSTNYLDEIVWSAAWLYRATGKTKYLLEAEGKYQNWGMFKLPEQFIFSWDDKTVGAQLLLSQITNEMKSANYLARATSYCKEIRDNRKRYTRKGLLFMDEWSPLRYAANIAFICLMTADQGGDSTLNFGFAQKQIHYMLGDTGRSYVVGFGRKYPKFPHHRGSSCKLNDRSCNWGDFNSMSPNPMILHGALVGGPNRKDVFVDERKNFKSTEVTLDHNSCFQGALAGLLQRSIIGIERPNNRSHEPWYYNMQTTTTTIRTSTTTLGSSPMVMRPCFYFLTFLCMLVNLGLR